aatacaaaaaaaaaatgtatatgtcTACCTGTCCATTACAAAGAATTGACCTTTAACTGTTCCTCTTTGGTGATGAAGAGGGTAATCTACTGACTTCACGAAATTATATGGCCAACTTTCGACCTCGGCAGCCATCTATatacacaatttttttaacattatatagtatatatgcATTACGCATAAACAGTAATCACAATTATTGGAACTGAATTGAAATAGACCTGTCGTTTAGCATCGGTCCAGAGAAGATTATGAGAGGAGGCAGAGTTGAGATAAACAAAGATAGGACCATACATCTTCTTCCATGGCTCCATGCTTGTATAAGTCGTGTTCATATCTTTCCCCGCGTAATGTAAACTTGTAAACATCTAAAAATGAAAGCCTATATTCTTAAAACCGAAAAAGAGAACTGAGGTTTATTCAAGAGGTGATGTACTCACGGAGAGTGTGGTGGGTCCAACATGAGAAGTTAGTTCTTGTTTGAGGGGCCCACATACACGGAACTCGTCGCTGGGAGTAATCATCCAAAATCCGACACGTTGGTCCGACGAGATCCAGCCATGTACTTTGTTGTCTTTGTTTTCCATCGAGTACATATACTTATCGTCAACCTGCGTCGAAGCCAAGCACTTACTTTATAATTATTTGCATGTTTTTAGTACTGCATTGTTATGTATATCCACTCCAGTTTAattgtgtgaaaaaaaaaatccactcCAGTTTAAAACTACTCAAGATACGTATACAAATTATGTTATTACTGATATCAGAATGAATTGATGTGAAAAGCAGATGAACAAATGTGACAAAATAAACGACAAAAATATTTAAGGTGATTTACTAAATTGGTTATTTTTACagaacaatatatatatgagtattATATATGTGCCTAAGACTCTATCGCTGACGAGAATATATGGGATTGTGTTCGATAAAATGACGAAATTATGATCCATATGGGtatctccaaccctactccattttctactccaaacatcattttggagtaaaatcctctccaaccccacttcatttctaactccaaaatggagtaatggctagggttactccatttatggaatCTTACACATTattccattttggagttgaactttttttatttatgaaatggtcttttaaatctttaatgtttttatttcttacttaaataatattttaaaatgatacaacaaCGTGAAAAATAAGTTATtccattatttaataatttgacataaaatgtataacataattaaataacaaaaataatataaaataaaataacataaaataagtgatttaaatgtccgatttcaaaaaaaaaattattcgatttaggaatatcaaagataaaaaaactcattttttcattacgaaatgcattaatcgatcatttgtaagaaaatattttaatgcttattattgaaccaacttatacattatattttattctatttttatgatttttgtaccttttaataataaatgtttaatttaaataaattataatttaaagtatttttgcaaacataaaatagttggggttaattAGTAAACTCttataagtataagatattattaacaattattaactattttggagtaaaaatagaataatacattggagcaaaacATCACTCCATTTTGGAATTGcaccattttggagtaaaatttgaaataatacattggagatgctctaaacaGCGAGATCTATGTTTATCTGATGCTAAGGAGTGAAAAGAGATTCAAAGCAAATATCAACAAATTATTTATGagttgttttaatattataagaGTACACTATAATctctagcaaaaaaaaaactataatcttttcagatttaaaataaaaaatcttaaaaatttggatTCGTTTTTGTACCTGCCCTTTAAATATACGATTTTGGGGATTTATCAAACGAACAGCTTCTTTATAAGCTAATGGATTAGCACGCTTATTAGTAATATCTCGATCGATTTCAGAAGGCATAATTTTCTGCCGTTGGTCAGATATAGCCATAAAATCAAATCTgaaaaattgtttcataaaacaaaatagttGTAGAAAAACAATTTCACCAATATAGTTgtagaaaaattaatattagtgAAAAGATAAGTAACTAAGATATACTCTGTGTTAAGCTTGAAGACGATCCTGGTTTGGTCCATGTCCACAGTTGGCCAATCTTTTAACTTCTCTAACACAGCGTACACGTATATTCCAGATACTCCTCTTCGAATGATatatctttaaagatagttaTTTTGATTATGATTGAAAGTCTTCAGAAATAATTGctcaaaattacaaaaactaatacatatatatgatcTATGCGAATTGACGTACCGTTTGTCTACATTTAACGGGACCAGTGAGCCACGTTGAGAAATCTTCCAAGTTCGTGAAAATGAAATTTCTACATGCTCACTTGTTTGATTTACAACGTTGAATTTTACTCCTTCTAAACTGTTAAAATATGATATCAATATAAATACAGTTTACGTAATATGGGGCATGTGATAATGAaagatatatattaacaaaaagatATGAAGAGATATTCGACAACTCACAGATCGATTAGTTGTTTTTGTCCTGGTTCATACCACATTACGTCCCAATAACTGTATATAAgacatataaaacatttttaattaatactaaATAACATAGATAAATTAAGGTACCGTACCCtcgatttttaattttgttgttcAACACATTTTCAAAGCCCTTGTACTTGATTCCAGTTATTAAGCCTTGTGGACTTGAGAAGGTAACTTGGATAATACCGTTATCAACGATCACCttaaatatcaaacaaaacaaacatcaaAATCTCATTAACAGCAATATTTTGAATTGAGAAATTCTAGTATATgaaaaaatacaatattataATAGCATAAAAATGATTCAGATATATAGAAACTTCGTACTTGGTTAGGACCAACTTTCTTAAGCGTAAGCAGACCAGATGCGAGCTTTTGTTCCGTTTTTGCGGTGCCTAACTTGTTTCTGTAGTAAGAAGAAATGTAATGTGtgtataatgtatatataaaaaatgttcacTTGAATGTGCATGGACTTATATTAAAGTTCAACCGTGGATAAGATAATTAAGGAAGGGGGGAAACAAAATGATGTTTCTAACATTTGCCTCTTGAGATAGAAACAAAttgaaacataaaatattacGGGATGCAGCAGAATTATAATCTATTGTCCATAAAAATGAGtttcaatataatttaatttgtacAATCTGATATCGTAAAAACGTAGAAGTTAAGAGAGCAAACCTTGACGTTCTGAAATGAACACCTAGAAGAAGGAAAATTAGAACGAAGAAAACGTGAGTTATTATGAATCTGAAAAAGAGAGACTAAATGAGATACATATATAGTCTAATGTATATCGAGTCTGTCTATGCCAGAAAGGAGAAAAAGCTCACACACAACACTAAAAGCGACGGCGTAATTTTTAAGAATGGCTCCAAACTGCACACTGAAGTGATTCTGAtaggttttgtttgtttttgtttgtttttattttatattatttttatttaattttttatttgataaattagtttaaaatatttgtttaaaattgtaaatttcaaaatactTCTATTCATTTTTGAGTGTTTTgaagaaaatttttaaaataaaaaatcaaatctcaTCGTTTTAAATGAGACTAGAGAagagtttaacaaaaatcatctAGTTAATTTCAGTTCacttaaaatcatctaaaatcaGTCAATTCAGAATGTAGATTGAATACACCCCATGTTTGGATATATTCATCAGTTTAAATATACAGACCGAATAGTTCCAAACCTTAAAAATTAATAGATTTACCCAACGAAAACTATATACAGAGATAGCAATCAACTAATATAATACCTATTATTGCAGTTAGAACAGCGAGGAGAATTATAAGAGTGAATGCGAGAGCTATTAGTTTCTTtgccatctctctctctgtgttaTCTCTCTCGTTAGTGTGTCTTATTGTGCTTGTTCTTGATGACTTGATCTCACCATAAGGCCGGGGTGGTGGTATCTATAGTAGTTTATCACTCTAAACAGAAGACTAGCCGCATTAACGTCTGTTGATACAGCTAATACATCATTTAAAACACACTGATCTGAATTATTACCTCATCTTATAGGGCATGTTTGTGCTATAagcaatattttaaaataatcgGACAGCAAACGgagaattattttttattatttgtaacACAACAAACAGAGAATTATTTAATTCTTTATTGAACAAGAGCAAACTTAGAGCCAACATTTAGTTTAGTTACCAGAATTATATATTGCAATTTTGTATCATAAAACAGGAGCAACATAAGGATGTCATTCCAATGATCTATGACCCGAAGGCATGCCCGAGCTTTTCAACGGAGTTAGGAGAGATAGCAGCTCTTCAACAAAGATTTCATGACTTCAAAATCTCACATATACCCAGAGCTGAATCAGAGTAGAAGCACGTAAAGCATGTGCTTCAAggccaaaaaatatatttattttagggGTCAATATGCATGAGATATTCCTTAGCTCTGGTAACAATGATAGTTAGTGTATTCTGGAAGCTGCTACGAATTGTGCAACTTGCATCTTTATGTTTTTTCCAACATTTTCGGATAATGAACCAAAAAACTTTAGCTTCTGAGCAGTAAATTGTCCGGTCCAGCTCTGCACATTCAAAAGAGCAAAACCGAACAAACGGTTTAGCCAAGACAGctcatatttttcataaaagtttagtttttgtttgttcTATTCTAGCCTGTATTAATAAATCACTTCTACCTGAATATTATAATAggtttttatgttaaaaagTAGCGCAAAATAAGGGTTCTTAATATTTTTGGACGAATTTACAAAGTTGGTATAGCATTCTACAAGGCTTTGATGTTTTGGTGGGACACGAAATGTGCGGACAAATCTTTTCCTTCTTCACTCAGAGATAGAAACTCTACTTTGGGCAATaaaatgtatgaggaatttacgtCGATAGTGGATTACGTTTGTaacagattgttctcaattgataaaaatggtttcggaaccagaagaatggtcTGCTTTTGCAAGTTATTCAGCTcagagatcattcatgtactaCGAATGCATAATTTGAAAACGGATAATGTAGCACGAAGTGTCAGGAATCAAccgtctttcgtcgttcacatggatgcagaatTACCGATTTGGTTTATAGAGTCAGTACGATCTGTTTTTGGTtgatgtcagaaaaaaaaattcggaCGAATCTGAATTCAGTCTGgctattttctaaaaa
The sequence above is drawn from the Raphanus sativus cultivar WK10039 chromosome 7, ASM80110v3, whole genome shotgun sequence genome and encodes:
- the LOC108830922 gene encoding uncharacterized protein LOC108830922; the protein is MRFIITHVFFVLIFLLLGVHFRTSRNKLGTAKTEQKLASGLLTLKKVGPNQVIVDNGIIQVTFSSPQGLITGIKYKGFENVLNNKIKNRGYWDVMWYEPGQKQLIDLLEGVKFNVVNQTSEHVEISFSRTWKISQRGSLVPLNVDKRYIIRRGVSGIYVYAVLEKLKDWPTVDMDQTRIVFKLNTEFDFMAISDQRQKIMPSEIDRDITNKRANPLAYKEAVRLINPQNRIFKGQVDDKYMYSMENKDNKVHGWISSDQRVGFWMITPSDEFRVCGPLKQELTSHVGPTTLSMFTSLHYAGKDMNTTYTSMEPWKKMYGPIFVYLNSASSHNLLWTDAKRQMAAEVESWPYNFVKSVDYPLHHQRGTVKGQFFVMDRYISKLKLFGKFAFVGLAMPDKAGSWQTENKGYQFWTSADRMGMFTITNVRPGSYSLYAWVSGHIGDYKYEHDITITPGREIDVGAIVYEPPRIGATLWEIGKPDRTAAEFYIPDPDPTLSTKLYLNNSYHPQDRFRQYGLWDRYTALYPRDDLVYIVGVSDYKKDWFYAHVTRNAGNGTYQATTWQIVFSLKAVTKTGNYTFRMALAAATTAKLSVRINGPTSKSIFMIELIGQDNAIARHGIHGLYKLYDINVGGNLLRVGNNTIFLTQDRRWGSFTGVMYDYLRLESPPEV